One Ochotona princeps isolate mOchPri1 chromosome 7, mOchPri1.hap1, whole genome shotgun sequence genomic window carries:
- the LOC101533183 gene encoding serine-threonine kinase receptor-associated protein-like: MAMRQTLLTCSGHTRPVVDLAFSGITPYGCFLISACKDGKPMLRQGDTGDWIGTFLGHKGAVWGETLNKDATKAAIATADFTAKVWDAVSGDELVTLAHKHIVKTVDFTEDSNYLLTGGQDKLLCIYDWNKPEAEPKEISGHTSGIKKALWCSEDKQILSADDQTVRLWDHATMTEVKSLNFNMSVSNMEYIPEGEILVITYGRPIAFHSAVSLDPIKSFEAPATINSASLHREKEFLVAGGEDFKLYKYDYNSGEELESYKGHFGPIHCVRFSPDGELYASGSEGGTLRLWQTVVGKTYGLWKCVLPEDDSGELAKPKINFPETAEEELEEITTENSDSIYSSTPKVKA, from the coding sequence ATGGCCATGAGGCAGACGCTGCTCACCTGCTCGGGCCACACGCGGCCCGTGGTGGATCTGGCCTTCAGCGGCATCACGCCTTATGGCTGTTTCTTAATCAGCGCTTGCAAAGATGGTAAGCCTATGCTACGCCAAGGAGATACCGGAGACTGGATTGGAACATTTTTGGGTCACAAAGGTGCCGTTTGGGGTGAAACGTTGAATAAGGATGCCACCAAAGCAGCCATAGCCACTGCGGATTTCACAGCTAAAGTGTGGGATGCTGTTTCAGGAGATGAATTGGTGACCTTGGCACATAAACACATTGTCAAGACTGTGGATTTCACAGAGGATAGTAATTATTTGTTAACTGGTGGACAGGATAAACTGTTATGCATATATGATTGGAACAAACCTGAAGCAGAACCTAAGGAAATCAGTGGTCACACTTCTGGTATTAAAAAggctttgtggtgcagtgaggATAAACAGATTCTTTCAGCTGATGATCAGACTGTTCGCCTTTGGGATCATGCTACTATGACAGAAGTGAAATCTCTAAATTTTAATATGTCTGTTAGTAATATGGAGTATATTCCTGAAGGAGAGATCTTGGTTATAACTTATGGACGACCTATTGCTTTTCATAGTGCAGTAAGTTTGGACCCAATTAAATCCTTCGAAGCTCCTGCAACTATCAATTCTGCATCTCTTCATCGTGAGAAAGAGTTTCTTGTTGCAGGTGGTGAAGATTTTAAACTTTATAAGTATGATTATAATAGTGGAGAAGAGTTAGAATCCTACAAAGGACACTTTGGTCCTATTCACTGTGTGAGATTTAGTCCTGATGGAGAGCTTTATGCCAGTGGCTCTGAAGGTGGAACACTGAGGCTGTGGCAAACTGTTGTAGGAAAAACATACGGCCTTTGGAAATGTGTGCTTCCTGAAGACGACAGTGGAGAGTTGGCCAAGCCCAAGATCAATTTCCCAGAGACAGCGGAAGAGGAGCTAGAAGAAATTACCACGGAGAATTCAGATTCCATTTATTCTTCAACTCCTAAAGTTAAGGCCTGA